A window of the Cryptosporidium parvum Iowa II chromosome 7, whole genome shotgun sequence genome harbors these coding sequences:
- a CDS encoding S1/P1nuclease, whose amino-acid sequence MLVFLSIKCTIKVLLLLGQVLAFDAEGHSAIGMTTISGLQNNFSQKLRRLMNGKDIVDISGWGERVSKKHPSTLPFHFQGQSKGDYFKNGELGNDFKEKFILKSDSNCKHTGHCLVPMIKHLYYRLIGDNSKFKINYPEGIQLTDSDSIKFLINLIGDLHQPMHFGFIEDGLGREIKGMMSINGTNERLSLFEIWESGIARKLKTEKPQFWFGGWTHILAIRDIFDKELLLWKERGIEMINDWAKENFEIVTNEIYFHPISKQPIIDNFNVDVTLEFAWLEIFRSRILIAGARLSIILNDILKLREGKEKPFRVTNSLLLSSDEDISHNISDPIIGINVNRKQTLEINVFGKKIGISVWIRNLIINLIIILICLAVLAYISIFRLRDNYSILNNAQLPVSEVKTKSVQMKQTSAID is encoded by the coding sequence ATGTTAGTCtttctttcaattaaatGCACGATTAAAGTATTATTGTTGTTGGGCCAGGTATTGGCATTTGATGCAGAAGGGCATAGTGCAATCGGAATGACCACTATATCTGGCCTtcaaaataacttttcGCAAAAACTCAGAAGGTTGATGAATGGAAAAGATATTGTTGATATTTCTGGCTGGGGGGAAAGGGTCTCAAAAAAACACCCCTCAACTCTTCCTTTCCACTTTCAAGGACAAAGTAAAGGCGATTATTTTAAGAATGGAGAACTTGGAAAcgattttaaagaaaagtttATTTTGAAGTCAGATAGTAATTGTAAACATACTGGGCATTGCCTTGTACCAATGATTAAGCATTTATATTACCGATTAATCGGagataattcaaaatttaaaataaattatccTGAAGGCATACAATTAACTGACTCGGACTCGATaaaatttctaattaatttaattggaGACCTTCATCAGCCCATGCATTTTGGGTTTATTGAAGATGGTCTTGGAAGGGAAATTAAGGGAATGATGAGTATTAATGGGACAAATGAACgattatcattatttgaaatttggGAGAGTGGCATAGCACGAAAATTAAAAACTGAAAAACCTCAATTTTGGTTTGGCGGATGGACACATATTTTGGCAATAAGAGATATTTTTGACAAGGAATTACTCCTCTGGAAAGAGAGAGGTATAGAAATGATCAATGACTGGgctaaagaaaattttgaaatagtTACTAATGAAATTTACTTTCATCCAATATCAAAGCAACCAATCATTGATAATTTTAACGTTGACGTTACATTAGAATTTGCATGGCTTGAAATTTTTCGAAGTagaatattaattgcaGGTGCTAgattatcaataattttgaatgatattttaaagttAAGAGAAGGTAAAGAAAAGCCGTTTCGAGTaacaaattcattattattatcgAGCGATGAAGATATTAGCCATAATATTTCTGACCCTATAATTGGTATTAACGTTAACAGGAAACAGACTCTTGAAATCAACGTATTTGGCAAAAAGATAGGTATTTCAGTTTGGATCAGAAATTTGATCataaatctaataataatattaatttgtttggCAGTTCTTGCGTATATATCAATTTTCAGACTAAGAGACAATTACTCCATTTTAAACAATGCTCAGTTGCCAGTATCTGAAGTAAAAACAAAAAGTGTTCAGATGAAGCAAACATCAGCTATTGATTGa
- a CDS encoding hypothetical protein (with PBP1 and Ataxin-2_N domains) yields the protein MDSNEPNIKVLRNQSKNSKISNGKSSSMMNKSFNQYNIKKKNNKPFQRNYESNSIQARSGLISDRIANAEVTNGNSTEFAVFILVLIGSEVELKLIDNRVYHGIFHSISKKEGSNEQFVCIRFCRRIHELYSNELSKPIEDYCMFPLGSVYRLSTTNTNGIPTRFDSVSGELKGNKICGINAFRTDNEISHDDRHVHERILKPWMSEDHSSDIIEDILGSEPIDRWDQFEENLNKFGIQGTFDENLYTTPLDYNEISEEEKRKAEILASEIEMEQKNASVNNFENDEEMNFSSVHRDITEQSNSNKGVNSKLQNESVYELNQPKTNDEHSEATEELSNKDSLSKSRKSKFSFNPNAKEFLPRAISNNSKMCGDRLDKFDNIRTNEVANNSNEYQNDNYHYSQKGVHYDHSNRHFQRHYDNQLSQTHRDLSIVNSVQSKGAQFIDGLRNEVINDMSVNQISYDEYYSLNTHRPDYVESKRIGSQYPEFSYDVSNTQTVYYYAPESEDIQSSGYYMSDYNTGKWSNYSMHNQYYIPSNNSEVYNHYCNYQGRGAYY from the coding sequence atggACTCAAATGAGCCAAATATAAAAGTTTTAAGAAACCAATCAAAAAACTCTAAAATTAGTAATGGGAAAAGCTCAAGCATGATGAACAAAAGCTTTAATCAATACAAcataaaaaagaagaacAATAAACCATTTCAAAGAAACTATGAATCAAATAGTATTCAAGCAAGAAGTGGCTTAATTTCAGATAGAATTGCAAATGCAGAAGTAACAAATGGTAATTCCACAGAATTTGCTGTATTCATACTGGTTTTGATTGGTAGTGAAGTTGAATTGAAGCTTATTGACAACAGAGTATATCATGGCATTTTTCACTCAATTAGTAAAAAGGAGGGGAGTAACGAACAGTTTGTTTGTATTCGTTTTTGTAGAAGAATACATGAATTATACAGTAATGAGCTTTCAAAACCCATTGAGGACTATTGTATGTTTCCACTTGGTTCAGTTTATAGGCTTTCTACAACGAATACAAATGGAATACCTACAAGATTTGATTCAGTTTCTGGGGAATTAAAGGGGAACAAAATATGTGGAATTAACGCATTTAGGACTGATAACGAGATAAGTCATGACGATAGGCACGTGCACGAACGCATATTGAAACCATGGATGTCCGAGGATCATAGTTCAGATATTATTGAGGATATTCTAGGTAGTGAACCCATTGATCGTTGGGAtcaatttgaagaaaatctCAATAAATTCGGAATTCAGGGTACTTTTGATGAGAATTTGTATACAACACCGCTGGattataatgaaatatcTGAAGAGGAAAAGAGAAAAGCAGAGATTCTTGCAAGTGAAATCGAGATGGAACAAAAAAATGCATCTGTAAACAATTTCgaaaatgatgaagaaatgaattttaGTTCTGTGCATAGAGACATTACTGAGCAAAGTAATTCGAATAAAGGCGTTAATAGCAAATTACAAAATGAATCAGTATATGAACTCAATCAACCTAAAACAAATGATGAACATTCAGAAGCTACTGAGGAGctttcaaataaagattCCCTATCTAAGAGCCGCAAGTCAAAGTTTTCTTTCAATCCTAATGCGAAGGAGTTTTTGCCTAGAGCAATTTCCAATAACTCAAAAATGTGCGGAGATCGTTTAGATAAGTTTGATAATATTCGGACTAATGAAGTCgcaaataattcaaatgaatACCAAAATGACAACTACCATTATTCACAAAAAGGTGTGCATTATGATCATTCTAATCGGCACTTTCAACGCCATTATGACAACCAACTGAGTCAAACCCATCGTGATCTTAGCATTGTTAATTCTGTGCAGTCTAAAGGAGCGCAGTTTATAGATGGTTTAAGAAACGAAGTTATCAACGATATGTCGGTTAATCAAATTTCATACGATGAATATTACTCACTTAATACTCACCGCCCCGACTATGTTGAAAGTAAAAGGATCGGGAGTCAATACCCAGAATTTTCATACGATGTATCAAATACACAAACTGTTTACTATTATGCTCCTGAATCTGAAGATATTCAAAGCTCAGGATATTATATGTCAGATTATAATACAGGAAAATGGTCCAACTATTCGATGCACAATCAATACTATATTCCAAGTAACAATTCAGAGGTTTACAACCATTATTGTAATTATCAAGGTAGAGGAGCATACtattaa
- a CDS encoding pyruvate decarboxylase produces IQNILYFYFKMNSIIESSSNEMVNVAEYLCIRLRELGCDHIFGVPGDYALSFLNVVMDSEIKYIGTCNELNAGYAADAYARVKGIGALSTTFVVGELSAINATAGSFAEDVPVVHICSAPISKHHKNGTLLHHTLFDYSKTLKMFEQVTASAVKVAEKETAAEIIDNALLKCVTLSKPVYICLCADLVNEYIKRPESPLKKPISRSNISELDAVMKKTVQLIKNAKQPVFILGYELLRVHTTESMNELLEISKIPFSAMIMGKTTIDEQHPQYMGIYLGEKGNPHVKQYVEESDCLIVLGEKMMDFNTGFFSEKLPKHCMVYNHLGKSKIGEQEFKEVYVEDIIQRMINLYKAGELKQYNFSGSTPPYPQAMHLFTHRKNKGLGLEPVRNLSIDRMFDIVASSLPDSVNVLAETGISLFSGLELMLTKNSQFFGQSFFGSIGYTVGATLGLCIASKKRVFSFIGDGSLQVTVQDLSTIFRNCLNPIIVIINNDGYTIERVICDDTYNNIANWKYSKLPKTFGFPNIPSFICKTEGEFHKSLKFALENPENACIIEVVFERWDCNIILKEMGKEMATNSQIIEHKKK; encoded by the coding sequence atacaaaatatattatatttttactttaaaATGAATTCAATTATAGAAAGTTCAAGTAATGAAATGGTAAATGTTGCTGAATACTTGTGTATCCGATTAAGAGAGTTAGGATGCGATCACATCTTTGGAGTGCCTGGTGACTATGCGCTTTCATTTCTAAATGTTGTAATGGACAGcgaaataaaatatattggaaCATGTAACGAGCTCAATGCAGGCTATGCTGCTGATGCTTATGCAAGAGTTAAAGGTATTGGAGCATTGTCTACAACATTTGTAGTTGGAGAATTAAGCGCAATTAATGCTACTGCAGGTTCGTTTGCAGAAGATGTTCCAGTAGTTCATATTTGTTCTGCACCAATATCGAAGCACCATAAAAATGGAACTTTATTACATCACACACTATTTGATTATTCTAAGACATTAAAGATGTTCGAGCAAGTGACGGCTTCAGCCGTGAAAGTTGCAGAAAAAGAAACAGCTGctgaaattattgataatgCGTTGCTTAAATGTGTTACATTAAGTAAGCCAGTATATATATGTTTATGCGCAGATTTAGtcaatgaatatattaaaagacCTGAAAGTCCACTGAAAAAACCAATCTCGAGAAGCAATATTTCTGAACTAGATGCAGTTATGAAGAAAACTGTTCAATTGATTAAAAACGCAAAGCAGCCCGTATTCATACTAGGatatgaattattaagagTTCATACTACAGAGTCAATGaatgaattattagaaatatcaaaaattccTTTTTCAGCAATGATAATGGGGAAAACAACAATTGATGAACAGCATCCTCAATATATGGGTATATATTTGGGTGAGAAGGGCAATCCACATGTAAAACAATACGTTGAAGAAAGTGATTGTTTAATAGTGCTCGGAGAAAAAATGATGGACTTCAATACAGGTTTCTTTTCAGAAAAATTGCCTAAACATTGTATGGTTTATAATCATTTAGGGAAGTCGAAAATTGGGGAACAGGAATTTAAAGAAGTTTATGTTGAAGACATTATTCAAAGAATGATAAATTTGTACAAAGCAGGAGAACTTAAACAGTACAACTTTTCTGGTTCTACGCCGCCTTATCCACAAGCAATGCATCTATTCACTCatagaaaaaataaggGTCTAGGCTTGGAGCCAGTAAGAAATCTTAGTATTGATAGAATGTTCGACATAGTAGCATCCTCCTTACCTGATTCAGTAAATGTTCTTGCAGAAACAGGTATTTCTCTATTTAGTGGATTGGAGTTGATGCTAACAAAGAATTCTCAATTTTTTGGTCAGAGTTTCTTTGGATCTATAGGATATACAGTTGGGGCGACTCTTGGGTTATGCATAGCAAGCAAGAAACGAgtattttctttcattGGAGATGGGAGCCTACAAGTAACTGTTCAAGATTTATCAACAATTTTTAGAAATTGCCTGAACCCCATAATtgtaattataaataacGACGGATACACCATAGAACGCGTAATTTGCGATGACACTTATAACAATATTGCAAATTGGAAATACTCTAAATTGCCAAAAACTTTTGGTTTTCCAAATATACCATCATTCATTTGCAAAACTGAAGGTGAATTCCATaaatctttgaaatttgCTCTTGAAAACCCTGAAAATGCTTGTATAATTGAGGTTGTTTTCGAAAGATGGGATTGTAATATCATTCTCAAAGAAATGGGGAAGGAAATGGCAACTAACAGTCAAATTATTGAGcataagaaaaaataa